The Salinibaculum sp. SYNS191 genome has a window encoding:
- the glpA gene encoding anaerobic glycerol-3-phosphate dehydrogenase subunit GlpA, translating into MASVPHIAVIGGGSTGTGIARDLAMRGLDVTLVEQGNLTHGTTGRMHGLLHSGGRYAVSDQASATECIEENRVLRDIASHCVEMTGGLFVKRPEDSEEYFQEKLRGCEACDIPAEVVSNSEARAMEPHLAKDVDKAISVPDGAVDPFRLVVANAASAREHGARIETHSTVTDLLVEDGEVVGVEVDHASGSGVRVHGTEGGTEEIRADYVVNATGAWAGRIGDMAGVDIEVRPSKGVMTIMNTRQVDTVINRCRPKGDADIIVPHETTAILGTTDEEVEDPEDYPEEQWEVDMMIDTLSELVPMLADARTIRSFWGVRPLYEPPDVGSTDPTDITRDYFLLDHEERDDLHGMTSIVGGKFTTYRMMGEEISDHVCAQFGIDADCRTAEVPLPGSEDFSVLRDYMDEFGLRSPIGRRSVERLGSRADEVLKTSEPNPTVCECEGVTRAEIQDAIEGSGSDLNAVRIRTRASMGNCQGGFCCHRMASELHGEYDEQTTRAAWDELLQERWKGQRHALWGEQLSQAMLNYALHATTQNRDRDPADGEPVDFAAFDGGSGQAGGPARSGVATDGGDDGGD; encoded by the coding sequence ATGGCATCGGTACCACACATCGCCGTCATCGGGGGCGGGTCGACCGGGACCGGCATCGCCCGGGACCTCGCGATGCGGGGGCTGGACGTGACCCTCGTGGAGCAGGGAAACCTGACACACGGCACGACGGGCCGGATGCACGGGCTCTTGCACAGCGGCGGCCGCTACGCCGTCTCGGACCAGGCGAGCGCGACGGAGTGCATCGAGGAGAACCGGGTGCTCAGGGACATCGCCAGCCACTGCGTCGAGATGACCGGCGGGCTGTTCGTCAAACGCCCCGAGGACAGCGAGGAGTACTTCCAGGAGAAGCTGCGCGGGTGCGAGGCCTGTGACATCCCGGCAGAGGTCGTCTCCAACTCCGAGGCCCGCGCGATGGAGCCCCACCTCGCGAAGGACGTCGACAAGGCGATATCGGTGCCGGACGGCGCAGTCGACCCGTTCCGGCTGGTCGTCGCCAACGCCGCCAGCGCCCGCGAACACGGGGCCCGCATCGAGACCCACTCGACGGTCACGGACCTGCTCGTCGAGGACGGCGAGGTCGTCGGCGTCGAGGTCGACCACGCCTCCGGGTCGGGCGTGCGCGTCCACGGGACCGAGGGCGGCACCGAGGAGATACGTGCCGACTACGTCGTCAACGCGACGGGCGCGTGGGCGGGCCGCATCGGCGACATGGCCGGCGTCGACATCGAGGTGCGCCCCTCGAAGGGCGTCATGACCATCATGAACACCCGGCAGGTCGACACCGTCATCAACCGCTGCCGGCCCAAGGGCGACGCCGACATCATCGTCCCCCACGAGACGACGGCCATCCTCGGCACGACCGACGAGGAGGTTGAGGACCCCGAGGACTACCCCGAGGAGCAGTGGGAGGTCGACATGATGATCGACACCCTCTCGGAGCTGGTACCGATGCTCGCCGACGCCCGGACCATCCGCTCCTTCTGGGGGGTGCGACCGCTGTACGAACCGCCGGACGTGGGCAGCACCGACCCGACCGACATCACCCGCGACTACTTCCTGCTGGACCACGAGGAGCGCGACGACCTCCACGGCATGACCAGCATCGTCGGCGGGAAGTTCACGACCTACCGGATGATGGGCGAGGAGATCAGCGACCACGTCTGCGCGCAGTTCGGTATCGACGCCGACTGTCGCACCGCCGAGGTCCCGCTGCCCGGCAGCGAGGACTTCTCGGTCCTGCGCGACTACATGGACGAGTTCGGTCTGCGCTCGCCCATCGGCCGCCGCAGCGTCGAGCGTCTCGGCTCGCGGGCGGACGAGGTGCTGAAGACGAGCGAGCCGAACCCGACGGTCTGCGAGTGCGAGGGCGTCACGCGCGCGGAGATACAGGACGCCATCGAGGGGTCCGGGTCCGACCTCAACGCCGTGCGCATCCGGACGCGGGCGTCGATGGGCAACTGCCAGGGCGGCTTCTGCTGTCACCGGATGGCGAGCGAACTCCACGGGGAGTACGACGAGCAGACCACGCGGGCGGCCTGGGACGAACTCCTCCAGGAGCGCTGGAAGGGACAGCGCCACGCGCTGTGGGGCGAGCAACTGTCACAGGCCATGCTGAACTACGCGCTGCACGCGACGACGCAGAACCGCGACCGCGACCCGGCCGACGGCGAGCCGGTCGACTTCGCCGCGTTCGACGGCGGGTCGGGGCAGGCCGGCGGCCCCGCGCGGTCCGGCGTCGCCACCGACGGGGGTGACGACGGTGGCGATTGA